Proteins from a genomic interval of Chanos chanos chromosome 3, fChaCha1.1, whole genome shotgun sequence:
- the cox4i1l gene encoding cytochrome c oxidase subunit 4I1-like, with translation MLSSRALVRGLQSGLWRRVSTTSGMKAAHAQDLDVIDCSVPQYNNRRDTPLPDVPFVQNLNAEQKKLKEKEKGPWTNLTKEEKLALYRLSHELSYAEMKKGSDEWKTVIGGVFFFLGFTGLLVWWQRAYVFGDVPRTLSPEWIEMQTKRMLDMRVNPVGGFSAKWDYEKNQWK, from the exons ATGCTAAGTTCAAGGGCGCTCGTGCGGGGGCTGCAGTCCGGGTTGTGGAGAAGAGTGTCCACCACCAGCGGAATGAAAGCAGCACACGCACAAG ATCTTGATGTTATTGACTGCAGTGTGCCACAGTACAACAACCGTCGTGACACACCCCTGCCCGATGTGCCATTTGTGCAAAACCTCAATGCTGAGCAGAAGAAACtcaaggagaaggagaagggacCATGGACCAACCTTACGAAAGAGGAAAAACTTGCAT TGTATAGACTCTCCCATGAGCTGAGCTACGCTGAGATGAAAAAGGGATCGGACGAGTGGAAAACTGTGATAGGAGGCGTCTTCTTTTTCCTGGGCTTCACCGGACTGTTGGTCTGGTGGCAGCGTGCGTATG tgtttggTGATGTGCCACGCACTTTGTCGCCTGAATGGATAGAGATGCAGACCAAGAGAATGCTTGACATGAGGGTGAACCCTGTTGGTGGATTCTCTGCCAAGTGGGACTATGAAAAGAATCAGTGGAAATAA